Proteins from a single region of Dyadobacter fanqingshengii:
- a CDS encoding sigma-70 family RNA polymerase sigma factor has translation MDLLKNYQKKLFPYAYNILGSAEDARDVVQDVMLKHLTTQDQAVENETGYLIRSVVNQSINLKKRNKKTVSESMWLPEPVEMTDTNMIRDEILSYSMLVLLEKLGPKERAVFILKEAFDYSHQEIAEALSFSVENSRKLLSRAKTLLKDVAEPVKAPTALPANYLQNYMHTIKNGNVEHLVEMLSNDIIVRTDGGGKIKIVSELTVGASNAAELMLYVYKTYQHAFTIAYRELNHQPAILFYNDGVLVNCQIFEVEDSKIKQIYSVVDPDKLNIMIRS, from the coding sequence ATGGATTTGTTAAAAAATTATCAAAAGAAACTGTTTCCCTACGCATACAACATTTTGGGTTCAGCAGAAGATGCCCGTGACGTTGTCCAGGATGTCATGCTCAAACATCTGACAACGCAGGATCAGGCGGTTGAGAATGAAACGGGTTATCTGATCCGAAGTGTCGTCAATCAGTCCATCAATCTGAAAAAGAGGAATAAGAAAACGGTCAGCGAAAGCATGTGGCTTCCCGAGCCTGTGGAAATGACGGACACGAACATGATCAGGGACGAAATCCTGTCCTATTCAATGCTGGTGCTGCTGGAAAAACTGGGACCTAAGGAGCGGGCCGTTTTTATCCTGAAAGAGGCATTTGATTATTCCCATCAGGAAATCGCGGAAGCATTATCATTCTCCGTCGAAAATTCCCGCAAACTTTTAAGCCGCGCCAAAACGCTGTTGAAAGATGTAGCCGAACCTGTGAAAGCCCCAACCGCGCTTCCTGCGAATTATTTGCAGAACTACATGCACACCATTAAGAACGGGAATGTTGAACACCTTGTCGAAATGCTGTCGAACGACATTATTGTGCGCACAGACGGTGGCGGTAAGATTAAGATTGTGAGCGAATTGACTGTCGGTGCAAGCAATGCTGCTGAGCTGATGCTTTACGTTTACAAAACTTATCAGCACGCATTCACGATTGCATACCGCGAGTTGAACCATCAGCCTGCCATACTATTTTATAATGATGGGGTTTTGGTAAACTGTCAGATTTTCGAAGTTGAAGATTCCAAAATCAAGCAGATCTATTCCGTTGTTGATCCGGATAAACTCAATATTATGATCCGTTCTTAA
- a CDS encoding pseudouridylate synthase, producing the protein MKVSRSLVLTPSTLPADSFFTPFEAFGAAYSLPAKFTFPYNNDPHPVSLLAAEMLQAHLESQQDWEHNFGLSDDSENVIGKMFGVLVVETEHAQIGYISAFSGKLAGGNHHAKFVPPIFDGVAKDGFLNAGMTALSQMNDEIKTLEAHEDKAFETHITQLKIIRKKHSVSLQNAIFDQYNFLNQAGEQKSLREIFADASYKNPPAGAGECAAPKLLQYAFQNKMKPLALAEFWWGMSPKSEFWKHGHFYPACREKCAPILAHMLSGSQPH; encoded by the coding sequence TTGAAAGTATCCCGATCTCTTGTGTTAACCCCCTCAACATTACCCGCAGATAGTTTTTTCACGCCCTTTGAAGCGTTTGGTGCGGCATATTCCTTGCCAGCCAAATTTACATTCCCGTATAATAACGACCCGCATCCGGTTAGTTTACTAGCGGCTGAAATGCTCCAAGCGCATCTGGAAAGTCAGCAGGATTGGGAACATAACTTCGGGTTGTCCGATGATTCAGAAAATGTAATTGGCAAAATGTTTGGCGTGCTTGTGGTCGAAACGGAGCACGCGCAGATTGGATATATATCCGCGTTTTCGGGGAAGCTCGCGGGTGGAAATCATCACGCCAAATTTGTGCCTCCGATTTTTGACGGCGTTGCAAAAGATGGTTTCCTCAATGCGGGAATGACCGCGCTCTCGCAGATGAATGATGAGATAAAGACGCTTGAAGCGCATGAAGATAAGGCATTTGAAACACACATTACCCAGCTGAAAATAATACGTAAAAAGCATTCTGTTTCTTTGCAGAACGCGATTTTTGACCAATACAATTTCCTTAACCAGGCCGGGGAACAGAAAAGTCTGCGCGAAATATTTGCGGATGCTTCGTACAAAAATCCACCCGCAGGCGCCGGTGAATGTGCGGCCCCGAAATTACTGCAATACGCTTTCCAAAATAAAATGAAGCCGCTCGCCCTGGCCGAATTCTGGTGGGGAATGTCCCCCAAATCGGAATTCTGGAAACACGGCCATTTTTATCCTGCATGCCGCGAGAAATGCGCACCCATTCTGGCACATATGCTTAGTGGCTCGCAACCACATTAG
- a CDS encoding histone deacetylase family protein — MFPIAFDPIYKYPVPEGHRFPMDKYELLPLQLLREGIAKHTDFFSPEPVDMQAVYAVHDRAYADRFAQGKLTQQEMRRIGFTQTPLLAERELRIANGTVQGALKALDTGIAFNIAGGTHHAGRDFGEGFCMINDQAVAAQYLIDHKKAKKVLIIDLDVHQGNGTAHIFADQPRIFTFSMHGKNNYPFRKEKSDLDVALDDRTDDNTYLRLLKEILPNLVEQVRPDFIFYQAGVDILETDKIGRMSCTVQGCRHRDEMVLQIAAKHNIPVQCSMGGGYSPQLRTILNAHANTYQVASQIFPL, encoded by the coding sequence ATGTTTCCAATTGCGTTTGACCCCATATACAAATATCCGGTGCCGGAGGGGCATCGTTTTCCCATGGATAAATACGAGCTGCTCCCGTTGCAATTGCTGCGGGAAGGCATTGCGAAACATACTGATTTTTTCAGCCCCGAACCTGTGGATATGCAAGCGGTATACGCGGTCCATGACCGTGCATATGCGGATCGATTTGCGCAGGGAAAACTGACGCAGCAGGAAATGAGGCGCATCGGTTTTACCCAAACCCCATTATTAGCTGAACGTGAGCTGCGGATCGCAAATGGAACGGTGCAAGGCGCGCTCAAAGCATTGGATACCGGCATCGCCTTCAATATTGCCGGCGGCACGCATCATGCAGGGCGGGATTTTGGAGAAGGTTTCTGCATGATCAATGACCAGGCCGTGGCAGCGCAATATCTGATCGATCATAAAAAGGCAAAAAAAGTGCTCATCATCGACCTCGACGTGCACCAGGGAAACGGAACGGCCCATATTTTCGCGGATCAGCCGCGCATTTTTACGTTTTCCATGCATGGAAAAAATAATTATCCGTTCAGAAAGGAAAAAAGTGACCTGGACGTGGCATTGGATGACAGGACGGATGACAACACTTATTTGCGCCTTTTAAAAGAAATACTTCCTAACCTGGTCGAACAAGTCCGGCCCGATTTTATTTTCTATCAAGCCGGGGTAGACATCCTGGAAACGGACAAAATCGGACGTATGTCCTGCACCGTGCAAGGTTGCCGGCATCGGGATGAAATGGTTTTGCAAATTGCCGCAAAGCACAACATCCCGGTGCAATGCAGCATGGGGGGCGGCTATTCTCCTCAGCTAAGAACGATTCTGAACGCACATGCAAACACTTACCAGGTAGCCAGCCAGATTTTTCCGCTGTGA
- a CDS encoding DUF1810 domain-containing protein: MESDLNKFLTAQERDYAGALAEITRGRKQGHWIWYVFPQITGLGMSSTSVHFAIEDLEQANRYFQHPVLGKRLIEISKAILAVEGKTANQIMGTPDDLKLRSSMTLFSMVRNADPVFQEVLNKYFDGKPDRKTIEILHN; this comes from the coding sequence ATGGAATCAGACTTGAATAAATTCCTTACTGCGCAGGAGCGGGATTATGCAGGGGCTTTGGCGGAGATAACGAGGGGCAGGAAGCAGGGACATTGGATATGGTATGTTTTTCCGCAGATAACGGGTCTGGGAATGAGCAGCACTTCTGTGCACTTTGCGATTGAGGATCTGGAACAGGCAAACCGTTATTTTCAACATCCGGTGCTGGGAAAAAGATTAATTGAGATTTCAAAGGCAATATTGGCTGTGGAGGGCAAGACAGCGAACCAGATCATGGGCACGCCGGATGATTTGAAGTTGCGGTCCAGTATGACATTGTTTAGTATGGTCAGAAATGCAGATCCCGTTTTTCAGGAAGTTTTGAATAAATATTTTGATGGCAAGCCGGATCGGAAAACCATCGAAATCCTCCATAATTGA
- a CDS encoding RES family NAD+ phosphorylase: MNAKKVSVGEVGGTLQIQASKVLHQFTLLSLISKKSLIWIANPLYIYDKSGEGARLHGGRWNAVGTPVLYTAEKNISYAYNV; this comes from the coding sequence ATGAATGCGAAGAAAGTTTCTGTGGGGGAGGTTGGTGGAACGCTCCAAATCCAGGCCTCGAAGGTTTTGCACCAATTCACTTTATTAAGTCTGATATCCAAAAAATCGCTGATTTGGATTGCCAATCCATTATATATTTACGACAAATCAGGAGAAGGCGCACGCTTACATGGCGGTCGTTGGAATGCCGTGGGAACACCCGTACTGTATACGGCTGAAAAAAATATCAGCTACGCTTATAACGTCTGA
- a CDS encoding RNA polymerase sigma factor, with protein MTSEAELISGCLLHDRIAQRQLYDRYKKAMYTLAYRITGDFDDANDVLQDAFMDVFKHLSQFRGDAALGAWIKQIVIRKSTKKKKIVVWQDLDEYAGEIIDWNEIEINTAHLETAVLSLPDGFRTIFVLAEVEGYTHKEIAVMLHISEGTSKSQLFHAKRKLRSMLSPK; from the coding sequence ATGACATCTGAGGCGGAGCTTATTTCAGGATGCCTTTTACATGACCGGATTGCACAACGGCAATTGTATGACCGCTATAAAAAAGCGATGTATACGCTTGCTTACCGCATCACTGGTGATTTTGACGATGCCAATGATGTGTTGCAGGATGCATTTATGGACGTTTTCAAACATTTGAGCCAGTTCCGCGGCGACGCGGCACTCGGGGCGTGGATCAAGCAGATCGTTATCCGGAAATCTACCAAAAAGAAAAAGATTGTGGTCTGGCAAGATCTGGATGAGTATGCGGGTGAAATCATTGATTGGAACGAAATCGAGATCAATACGGCGCACCTGGAAACGGCTGTCCTTTCATTGCCGGACGGCTTCCGCACCATTTTCGTGCTGGCAGAAGTGGAAGGTTACACGCACAAAGAAATCGCGGTAATGCTCCACATTTCAGAAGGAACCTCCAAATCGCAACTGTTTCATGCAAAAAGAAAGCTGCGCAGCATGCTTTCACCAAAATGA
- a CDS encoding DUF4097 family beta strand repeat-containing protein, with protein MKRAFYLKLLLIAMLTAAFTDAALAQGVLQVATKTIEKNIPSPAIRTLHINAEKADIELTTWDKSEISIVMELSARHPEKNTAANDLSKLQYIADRSGKDYFLRNYIVLKDGESKPVSNLRARYTIHLPASCAVDLKNSFGTITLKGLTNSLQLKADFCITNLVEIKGKGQMQTSFGELKGSEISGVFTFTSDHTKMSLKSIAGVIKVDAVYGDIELFPTSGLTSLNIKSKKAEITLQTKNWQHFDYTIQSAYANMKLPNGFKWKRNTADFKEAFFSKNQLANVDINAEFGHVTIK; from the coding sequence ATGAAACGAGCTTTTTATCTCAAATTACTATTGATTGCGATGCTTACGGCTGCCTTCACGGACGCCGCACTGGCCCAGGGCGTTTTGCAGGTCGCAACCAAAACCATTGAAAAAAACATACCGTCGCCCGCCATACGCACACTGCATATTAACGCGGAAAAAGCCGACATTGAACTCACAACCTGGGACAAATCGGAAATCTCAATTGTAATGGAACTGTCGGCGAGGCATCCCGAAAAAAACACTGCGGCGAATGATCTTTCGAAGCTCCAGTATATCGCCGACCGTAGTGGTAAAGATTATTTCCTGCGCAACTACATTGTCCTGAAAGATGGTGAAAGCAAGCCCGTCTCCAATCTACGGGCACGTTATACTATCCATCTGCCCGCGTCCTGCGCAGTGGATCTGAAAAATTCGTTTGGCACCATTACATTAAAAGGATTAACAAACAGCTTGCAGCTGAAAGCCGATTTCTGCATTACAAACCTCGTCGAAATCAAAGGAAAAGGACAAATGCAAACCTCGTTTGGCGAGCTGAAAGGAAGTGAAATCTCAGGTGTTTTCACATTTACAAGTGACCATACCAAAATGTCGCTAAAAAGCATTGCCGGCGTCATCAAAGTCGATGCCGTTTATGGAGATATCGAGCTGTTCCCTACCAGCGGGCTGACGAGTTTGAATATCAAATCCAAGAAAGCGGAAATCACATTACAGACCAAGAACTGGCAGCATTTCGATTACACCATTCAAAGTGCCTATGCAAATATGAAACTCCCGAATGGTTTTAAATGGAAGCGCAACACAGCGGATTTCAAGGAAGCATTTTTTTCCAAAAACCAGCTTGCCAACGTGGATATAAATGCGGAGTTCGGCCATGTGACTATAAAGTAA